The proteins below come from a single Candidatus Eisenbacteria bacterium genomic window:
- a CDS encoding DUF998 domain-containing protein, translating into MRGPVTRKTLLVCGIAASLLYVAATILGAMLWDGYSSTSQTVSELFAIDAPSKRVVDPLFVTYSVLWMAFGVGVWKSARQRKALRIMAIGLMGKEVEGLVVQLAFPMHLRGVASTSNDPVHGILTYIGVLFFLTAVGAGAFVFGPRFRVYSVATLLVSALGGALTGLYIPRMVENLPTPWMGVWERISIFSYLLWSVVLATRLLREPDEKVISSGS; encoded by the coding sequence ATGCGTGGACCCGTGACACGAAAGACCCTGCTCGTTTGCGGGATCGCCGCGTCGTTGCTCTACGTCGCGGCCACCATCCTCGGGGCGATGCTGTGGGACGGCTACAGCTCCACGTCCCAGACGGTCAGCGAGCTGTTCGCGATCGACGCGCCATCGAAGCGAGTCGTCGACCCTTTGTTCGTGACGTACAGCGTCCTCTGGATGGCCTTCGGGGTCGGTGTCTGGAAGTCCGCGCGCCAGAGAAAAGCTCTGCGCATCATGGCCATCGGGCTCATGGGGAAGGAGGTCGAAGGCCTGGTCGTTCAGCTCGCTTTTCCCATGCACCTGCGTGGCGTCGCGTCGACCAGCAACGACCCCGTGCACGGGATCCTCACGTACATCGGGGTTCTCTTCTTCCTGACCGCCGTGGGGGCCGGGGCGTTCGTGTTTGGTCCACGGTTCCGAGTCTATTCGGTGGCGACGCTCCTGGTCTCTGCTCTCGGCGGCGCGTTGACGGGTCTGTACATTCCCCGGATGGTGGAGAACCTGCCAACGCCGTGGATGGGCGTCTGGGAGCGCATCAGCATCTTCAGCTACCTGCTGTGGTCCGTGGTC